The Citrifermentans bemidjiense Bem genome window below encodes:
- the ccsB gene encoding c-type cytochrome biogenesis protein CcsB codes for MSSSSLFNVTMIVYMVSTCIFFAFLASRNKTIGALGTYTALFGFLVQGAAIGLRWKESYAMGHGHAPLSNLFESVVFFSWTIVMIFLFIDFKYKYRAIGFFVMPFALFGMAWAQLSLDSNIEPLVPALQSNWLMYHVITCFLGYAAFAVACGISIMFLIREQLEQGGGNAQAGGLLSMFPSIKILDDLNYKAIMIGFPLLTLGIVTGAAWANYAWGTYWSWDPKETWSLIVWFVYAAFLHARITRGWVGRRAAILSVVGFAATIFCYLGVNLFLSGLHSYGK; via the coding sequence ATGTCCAGTTCCTCGCTGTTCAACGTCACCATGATCGTCTATATGGTTTCAACCTGCATATTCTTCGCGTTCCTCGCCTCGCGCAACAAGACCATCGGGGCGCTCGGCACCTACACGGCCCTCTTCGGGTTCCTGGTGCAGGGCGCGGCCATCGGCCTGCGCTGGAAAGAATCCTACGCCATGGGGCACGGCCACGCGCCTTTGTCCAACCTGTTCGAGTCGGTGGTCTTTTTCTCCTGGACCATCGTCATGATCTTCCTGTTCATCGACTTCAAGTACAAGTACCGCGCCATCGGCTTCTTCGTCATGCCTTTTGCGCTGTTCGGCATGGCCTGGGCCCAGTTGAGCCTGGACAGCAATATCGAGCCGCTGGTCCCCGCGCTGCAGAGTAACTGGCTCATGTACCACGTCATAACCTGCTTCTTAGGCTATGCCGCCTTCGCGGTCGCCTGCGGCATCTCGATCATGTTCCTGATCCGCGAGCAGTTGGAGCAGGGGGGCGGCAACGCCCAGGCCGGCGGGCTCCTTTCCATGTTCCCTTCCATCAAGATCCTGGACGACCTGAACTACAAGGCGATCATGATCGGCTTCCCGCTGCTGACCCTCGGTATCGTCACCGGCGCTGCCTGGGCCAACTACGCCTGGGGCACCTACTGGAGCTGGGACCCGAAGGAGACCTGGTCCCTCATAGTATGGTTCGTATACGCAGCCTTCCTGCACGCCCGCATCACGCGCGGCTGGGTCGGCCGTCGCGCCGCCATCCTCTCCGTCGTAGGTTTTGCCGCAACCATCTTCTGCTACCTGGGCGTCAACCTGTTCCTTTCGGGTCTGCATAGCTACGGTAAATAA
- the resB gene encoding cytochrome c biogenesis protein ResB, translated as MTTNKRGFAQEVWDFFCSLKLSIFLLIGLALVSIIGTVIQQGPQREYLATLSETKIKLYSSLGFFDMYHSWWFILLLYLLTLNLICCSIKRLPRVWKVVSEPVKVMDDNFEKSLSNVKEFKLKGSKEELKDRMVSFLKAEFAEPVITEQGGEYHLFAQKHPWCRLGVYVVHLSIIIVFIGALIGSFFGYKAYVNIPEGGSVSQVQTNSGKVIDLGFDVRCEKFSVSFYDTGAPKEFKSILSVSDKGQPVAGLQHIPIIVNDPLTYKGITFYQSSYGQSDEGVAYYISVRNRNGGQPVKLKARQGERLALPGGAFVSVMEATMDVRPFMRGFDGPGAQVEYTPAGGNPQPFVILSDKYESFNAQHGGDLILSFDGMDQKFFTGLQVAKDPGVWVVWFGCFLMVVGICMAFFMSHKRVWARVTDKGVTLGGSASKNPTGFEIAFDELVEKLNKL; from the coding sequence TTGACAACGAACAAACGTGGATTTGCACAAGAGGTGTGGGATTTTTTCTGTTCCTTAAAGCTTTCAATTTTCCTGCTGATTGGCTTGGCACTGGTCTCGATCATCGGTACGGTGATACAGCAGGGACCTCAACGCGAGTATCTCGCCACTTTAAGCGAAACTAAGATCAAGCTGTACAGTTCCCTCGGCTTTTTTGACATGTACCACTCCTGGTGGTTCATCCTGCTTCTGTACCTCCTCACGCTGAACCTGATCTGCTGCTCCATCAAAAGGCTGCCGCGCGTCTGGAAAGTCGTCTCCGAACCCGTCAAAGTGATGGACGACAACTTCGAGAAGAGCCTCTCCAATGTGAAAGAGTTCAAGCTCAAAGGTTCGAAGGAGGAGCTGAAGGACCGGATGGTCTCCTTCCTCAAAGCCGAATTCGCCGAGCCGGTGATAACCGAGCAGGGAGGCGAATACCACCTCTTCGCCCAGAAGCACCCGTGGTGCCGGCTTGGCGTCTACGTGGTGCATCTCTCCATCATCATCGTCTTCATCGGAGCGCTGATCGGCTCCTTCTTCGGATACAAGGCCTACGTCAACATCCCGGAAGGCGGGTCCGTGTCGCAGGTGCAGACCAACAGCGGCAAGGTTATCGATCTCGGCTTCGACGTGCGTTGCGAGAAGTTCTCGGTCAGCTTCTACGACACCGGTGCTCCCAAGGAGTTCAAGAGCATCCTGAGCGTGTCCGACAAGGGGCAGCCTGTCGCTGGCCTGCAGCACATTCCCATCATCGTCAACGATCCGCTCACCTACAAAGGGATCACCTTCTACCAGTCCAGCTACGGCCAGTCCGACGAGGGGGTTGCCTACTACATCTCGGTGCGCAACCGCAACGGCGGCCAGCCGGTCAAGCTGAAGGCGCGCCAGGGCGAGAGATTGGCACTGCCGGGCGGCGCCTTTGTCTCCGTCATGGAAGCGACCATGGACGTGCGTCCCTTCATGAGGGGCTTCGACGGTCCCGGCGCCCAGGTCGAGTACACGCCGGCAGGCGGGAACCCGCAGCCGTTCGTCATCCTCTCCGACAAGTACGAGTCGTTCAACGCGCAGCACGGCGGCGACCTGATTCTGTCCTTCGACGGCATGGACCAGAAGTTCTTCACCGGCCTGCAGGTCGCCAAGGACCCCGGCGTCTGGGTGGTCTGGTTCGGCTGCTTCCTGATGGTGGTCGGTATCTGCATGGCCTTCTTCATGTCCCACAAGAGGGTCTGGGCCCGCGTTACCGATAAAGGCGTCACGCTGGGCGGTTCCGCCAGCAAGAACCCCACCGGCTTCGAGATCGCCTTCGACGAGCTGGTGGAAAAACTCAACAAGTTATAG
- a CDS encoding cytochrome c3 family protein — MKKIVAAVALTLAFAVSAMAADSVVYPAKNGNVTFNHKAHQGKNECKVCHGDGAPAKIAINKDAAHGKACKECHAAKGGPTKCGDCHKK; from the coding sequence ATGAAAAAGATTGTCGCTGCAGTAGCTCTGACTCTCGCATTTGCTGTTTCCGCAATGGCCGCAGACAGCGTCGTCTACCCCGCCAAAAACGGTAACGTAACCTTCAACCACAAGGCTCACCAGGGCAAAAACGAGTGCAAAGTCTGTCACGGCGATGGCGCACCGGCCAAGATCGCTATCAACAAGGACGCGGCTCACGGCAAAGCATGCAAAGAGTGCCACGCAGCTAAGGGCGGCCCGACCAAGTGCGGCGATTGCCACAAGAAGTAA
- the purE gene encoding 5-(carboxyamino)imidazole ribonucleotide mutase, producing the protein MNKPTVLILMGSDSDLSTMEETAKVFTEFGVPYEIHVASAHRSPVKTAKLASEAAGRGIQVIIAAAGVAAHLAGVVAAETTLPVIGVPMAGGALNGVDALYAMVQMPGGIPVGTMAIGKAGAKNAGLFAVQILSLSTPELRNKLAAYKIKMAEEVEQKDQALQATRQG; encoded by the coding sequence ATGAACAAACCGACCGTACTGATCCTGATGGGAAGCGATTCCGATCTCTCCACCATGGAGGAGACGGCCAAAGTCTTCACCGAGTTCGGCGTCCCCTACGAAATCCACGTCGCTTCGGCGCACCGCTCACCGGTGAAGACCGCGAAGCTCGCCTCTGAGGCGGCCGGACGCGGCATCCAGGTGATCATCGCCGCAGCCGGCGTGGCCGCACACCTGGCCGGCGTCGTCGCTGCGGAAACCACCCTCCCGGTCATCGGCGTCCCCATGGCCGGCGGCGCGCTCAACGGCGTCGACGCCCTCTACGCCATGGTCCAGATGCCGGGCGGCATACCGGTCGGCACCATGGCCATCGGCAAGGCAGGCGCCAAAAACGCCGGTCTCTTCGCCGTGCAAATCCTCTCCTTGAGCACGCCGGAACTGCGCAATAAACTCGCCGCCTACAAGATTAAAATGGCCGAAGAGGTGGAGCAGAAGGACCAGGCCCTTCAGGCAACGAGGCAGGGCTGA
- the purD gene encoding phosphoribosylamine--glycine ligase yields MKVLVVGSGGREHALVWKIAQSPLVSQVFCAPGNPGTATLAQNVDIAVDNLQGLLDFAKKEGVALTVVGPELPLSMGLVDLFEENGLKAFGARKNAAIIEASKAFSKDLMHKYNVPTAAYGVFTEVEPAVSFIDQTGIPIVIKADGLAAGKGVIIAQTRDEAVAAVTDMLSGNAFGAAGSRVVIEEFLKGEEASFLAFTDGERIIPLASAQDHKAVFDGDQGPNTGGMGAYSPAPVVTPAIHDKAMAEVMRRTVDGMKAEGRTYRGVLYAGLMIDGGSVKTLEFNARFGDPECQPLLMRMKSDIVPILMAVASGSLEGVEIEWHDKAAVCVVMAAEGYPADYRKGDVIGGLDAAGKIEDLVVFHAGTKAAGEGVVTSGGRVLGVTALGGTVKEAIERAYKGVKEITWPGVHYRKDIGAKAMNR; encoded by the coding sequence ATGAAGGTTTTGGTTGTAGGTAGCGGAGGGCGCGAGCACGCGCTGGTCTGGAAGATCGCCCAGTCCCCGCTGGTAAGCCAGGTGTTCTGCGCGCCGGGAAACCCGGGCACGGCCACCCTGGCGCAAAACGTGGACATAGCGGTGGACAACCTCCAGGGGCTCCTCGACTTCGCCAAAAAGGAAGGGGTCGCACTCACCGTGGTCGGTCCGGAACTCCCGCTTTCCATGGGGCTCGTCGACCTGTTCGAGGAGAACGGCCTCAAGGCCTTCGGCGCCAGGAAAAACGCCGCCATCATCGAGGCGAGCAAGGCGTTCTCGAAGGACCTGATGCATAAGTACAACGTCCCCACCGCAGCCTACGGGGTCTTCACCGAGGTGGAGCCCGCTGTCTCCTTCATCGACCAGACCGGGATTCCCATCGTCATCAAGGCGGACGGCCTTGCCGCAGGCAAAGGGGTCATCATCGCCCAGACGCGCGACGAGGCGGTAGCCGCCGTGACCGACATGCTTTCCGGCAACGCTTTCGGCGCGGCTGGTTCCAGGGTGGTCATCGAGGAGTTCCTGAAAGGGGAAGAGGCCTCCTTCTTGGCCTTCACCGACGGCGAAAGGATCATCCCGCTGGCGAGCGCCCAGGACCACAAGGCGGTCTTCGACGGCGACCAGGGGCCCAACACCGGCGGGATGGGAGCATACTCCCCGGCGCCGGTGGTCACCCCTGCCATCCATGACAAGGCCATGGCCGAGGTGATGCGCCGCACCGTGGACGGGATGAAGGCCGAGGGGCGCACCTACCGCGGCGTACTGTACGCCGGGCTCATGATCGACGGCGGTTCGGTGAAGACGCTTGAGTTCAACGCCCGCTTCGGCGACCCCGAATGCCAGCCGCTGCTCATGCGGATGAAGTCCGACATCGTCCCCATTCTCATGGCCGTAGCCTCCGGAAGCCTGGAGGGGGTAGAGATAGAGTGGCACGACAAGGCGGCGGTCTGCGTCGTCATGGCGGCGGAAGGATACCCGGCCGATTACCGAAAGGGCGACGTCATCGGCGGGCTCGACGCAGCCGGGAAGATCGAGGACCTGGTGGTGTTCCATGCCGGCACGAAGGCTGCCGGCGAAGGTGTCGTCACCAGCGGCGGCCGCGTCTTGGGAGTGACCGCGCTCGGGGGGACCGTGAAGGAAGCGATAGAGCGCGCCTACAAGGGAGTGAAAGAGATCACCTGGCCCGGCGTGCATTACAGGAAAGACATCGGCGCCAAGGCGATGAACCGCTAA
- the purH gene encoding bifunctional phosphoribosylaminoimidazolecarboxamide formyltransferase/IMP cyclohydrolase has product MAKIGRALISVSEKTGVVEFSRALAGYGVEILSTGGTAKLLREAGIAVKDVSEFTGFPEMLDGRVKTLHPKVHGGILGMRENPAHVAKMQEHGIEPIDMVVVNLYPFEATVAKEDCTMEDAIENIDIGGPTMLRSAAKNNRDVTVVVDHADYAVVLDEMKNSGGSVSRETNFRLAVKVYQHTAAYDGAISNWLGARTGEGVAPFPDTLTMQYKLAQGMRYGENPHQSGAFYVEKGSRESSISTARQIQGKELSYNNIGDTDAALECVKQFTEPACVIVKHANPCGVALGANIMEAYDKAYKTDPESAFGGIIAFNRELDESTARAIVERQFVEVIIAPKVTEAASEIVAAKKNVRLMECGFWPENPAPRFDYKRVNGGMLVQDADLELFTELKVVTKRAPTDKEMEDLLFTWRVAKFVKSNAIVYGRDNSTVGVGAGQMSRVNSARIAAIKAEHAGIPVQGAVMASDAFFPFRDGLDNAASVGVTAVIQPGGSMRDAEVIAAADEHGIAMVFTSMRHFRH; this is encoded by the coding sequence ATGGCAAAGATTGGGCGCGCGCTGATCAGCGTGTCGGAGAAGACTGGTGTGGTGGAATTTTCCCGGGCGCTGGCAGGCTACGGCGTGGAGATCCTCTCCACCGGCGGTACCGCCAAGCTTTTGCGTGAGGCGGGAATCGCCGTCAAGGACGTCTCCGAGTTCACCGGTTTCCCCGAGATGCTGGACGGCCGGGTCAAGACCCTGCACCCGAAGGTTCACGGCGGCATCCTCGGCATGCGCGAGAACCCGGCGCACGTAGCCAAGATGCAGGAGCACGGCATCGAGCCCATCGACATGGTGGTGGTAAACCTCTACCCGTTCGAGGCGACCGTCGCGAAAGAGGACTGCACCATGGAGGATGCCATCGAGAACATCGATATCGGCGGCCCGACCATGCTCCGCTCCGCAGCCAAGAACAACCGCGACGTCACCGTCGTCGTTGACCACGCCGATTACGCAGTGGTCCTGGACGAGATGAAAAACTCCGGCGGCAGCGTGTCGCGCGAGACCAATTTCCGTCTGGCCGTGAAGGTGTATCAGCACACCGCAGCCTACGACGGCGCCATCTCCAACTGGCTCGGCGCCCGCACCGGCGAAGGTGTGGCGCCCTTCCCGGACACCCTCACCATGCAGTACAAGCTGGCCCAGGGGATGCGCTACGGCGAGAACCCGCACCAGTCCGGCGCCTTCTACGTCGAAAAGGGGTCCAGGGAATCCTCCATCTCCACGGCGCGCCAGATCCAGGGAAAGGAACTCTCCTACAACAACATCGGCGACACCGATGCGGCGCTGGAGTGCGTGAAGCAGTTCACCGAGCCGGCCTGCGTCATCGTAAAGCACGCGAACCCCTGCGGTGTCGCGCTCGGCGCGAACATCATGGAAGCCTATGACAAGGCGTACAAGACCGACCCCGAGTCCGCCTTCGGCGGCATCATCGCCTTCAACCGCGAGCTGGACGAGTCCACCGCCCGCGCCATCGTCGAGCGCCAGTTCGTCGAAGTGATCATCGCCCCCAAGGTGACCGAGGCCGCCAGCGAAATCGTCGCCGCCAAGAAGAACGTCCGCCTCATGGAGTGCGGCTTCTGGCCCGAGAATCCGGCGCCCCGTTTCGATTACAAGAGGGTGAACGGCGGCATGCTGGTCCAGGACGCCGACCTCGAGCTCTTCACCGAGTTGAAGGTAGTGACCAAGAGGGCGCCGACCGACAAAGAGATGGAAGACCTTCTCTTCACCTGGCGCGTGGCCAAGTTCGTCAAATCCAACGCCATCGTCTACGGCCGCGACAACTCCACCGTCGGCGTCGGCGCAGGGCAGATGAGCCGGGTCAACTCCGCCCGCATCGCCGCCATCAAGGCCGAGCATGCCGGCATTCCGGTCCAGGGTGCGGTCATGGCGTCCGACGCCTTCTTCCCGTTCCGGGACGGCCTCGACAACGCCGCCTCCGTCGGTGTCACCGCCGTAATCCAGCCCGGCGGCAGCATGCGTGACGCCGAGGTCATCGCCGCAGCCGACGAGCACGGCATCGCCATGGTCTTCACCAGCATGAGGCACTTCAGGCACTGA
- a CDS encoding ASKHA domain-containing protein: MSSSRRLAAAFDLGTTTIAASLVDPATGERLARAGALNPQRAFGADVLTRLTAAADSEKLRAMQGVLAVEMERLVDELLALAGAAPAELAQVALAGNPAMEHIALALPVASLAYPPFRPLFTTGKTATTLDLGWKRELPAYLLPLPGGFVGGDLVAFLFGLAEEPARGTLYLDMGTNAEIALFDGERFLATSAAAGPAFEGGNLRCGMSALPGAVSGVSVEGDRLLLNTIAGATPRGICGSGVLETVAALLDNGIIEPSGRIRPAAEIDSNLGNRVQEVNGIPAFVLHRDASGLVFLDQDDVRALQLAKGALRGGMEILLGKAGLSLDDLSRVVLTGSFGAVLSPEVLKKVGIFNEKMVRITGFIREGALAGVERMLLLKDGRDQMEDLAQKVRVIPLSGTPLFEKHFLANVDFPKS; the protein is encoded by the coding sequence TTGTCTTCGTCTAGAAGGCTCGCCGCGGCTTTCGACTTGGGCACCACCACCATCGCCGCATCCCTGGTCGATCCTGCCACCGGGGAGCGCCTGGCGCGTGCCGGAGCGCTCAACCCGCAGCGCGCTTTCGGCGCGGACGTCCTCACCCGCCTTACCGCCGCGGCGGACAGCGAAAAGCTGCGCGCCATGCAGGGAGTTCTCGCGGTCGAGATGGAGCGCCTGGTCGACGAACTCCTGGCACTCGCCGGCGCCGCACCCGCTGAACTTGCCCAGGTGGCGCTGGCGGGAAACCCCGCCATGGAGCACATAGCCCTCGCCCTACCGGTGGCCTCGCTCGCCTATCCGCCGTTTCGCCCGCTCTTCACTACCGGCAAGACAGCCACCACCCTCGATCTCGGCTGGAAACGGGAACTCCCGGCTTACCTGCTGCCGCTTCCCGGCGGCTTCGTCGGAGGGGACCTGGTCGCCTTCCTCTTCGGCCTTGCCGAGGAACCGGCGCGGGGGACGCTCTATCTCGACATGGGGACCAACGCGGAGATCGCGCTTTTCGACGGCGAACGCTTCCTAGCCACCTCCGCCGCCGCCGGCCCCGCCTTCGAGGGGGGGAACCTCCGCTGCGGCATGTCGGCTCTTCCCGGCGCCGTCAGCGGCGTCAGCGTCGAGGGGGACCGTCTGCTCCTGAACACCATAGCCGGCGCCACCCCCCGCGGCATCTGCGGGTCCGGGGTACTGGAGACCGTGGCGGCACTTCTGGATAACGGCATCATCGAGCCTAGCGGCAGGATCCGCCCCGCCGCCGAGATCGACTCCAACCTGGGGAACCGGGTTCAGGAGGTGAACGGCATCCCCGCCTTCGTGCTGCACCGCGACGCCTCGGGGCTCGTCTTTCTGGACCAGGACGACGTCCGTGCGCTGCAGCTTGCCAAAGGGGCGCTGCGGGGGGGGATGGAGATCCTGCTGGGGAAGGCTGGGCTTTCCTTGGACGACCTTTCCCGCGTGGTGCTGACCGGTTCCTTCGGCGCGGTGCTGTCGCCTGAGGTGCTAAAAAAGGTTGGAATTTTCAACGAAAAGATGGTAAGAATCACCGGATTCATTAGGGAAGGGGCCCTGGCCGGAGTGGAGCGCATGCTGCTCCTTAAGGATGGCCGGGACCAGATGGAGGACCTGGCGCAAAAGGTCCGGGTGATACCCCTTTCCGGCACTCCGCTCTTCGAAAAACACTTCCTGGCGAACGTAGACTTTCCAAAATCTTAA
- the selD gene encoding selenide, water dikinase SelD, with translation MTDKVRLTTMVQAAGUAAKLGPAGLEEAIHDITRSDDPNLIVGVEGAEDAGIYRIGENLALVETTDIITPLVDDPFTFGRIAAANALSDVYAMGGRPVTAMNLAFFPACSLPTSVLAAILAGGSAALKEAGTCLVGGHTVEDDELKFGLAVTGLIDPARVVRNCTARPGDLIVITKPLGTGIISTAIKAEMIEPEVEAEATRWMTTLNAKAADLMVACRATAATDVTGFGFIGHACEMALGAKVSFKIELARVPVIPGVPALIDDGMVPAGCYRNRQHYEQHVSGNSGDPLLPLFDPQTSGGLLITFAPDDARTFLSRAGKEGLFAACIGEVEPAGGTPIVFV, from the coding sequence ATGACTGACAAAGTACGGCTCACCACGATGGTGCAGGCGGCGGGTTGAGCTGCCAAGCTGGGCCCGGCGGGCCTGGAAGAAGCCATTCACGACATAACGCGCTCGGACGACCCCAACCTCATCGTGGGGGTGGAAGGGGCGGAGGACGCCGGCATCTACCGGATCGGGGAGAACCTCGCCCTGGTGGAAACGACGGACATCATCACCCCGCTGGTGGACGATCCCTTCACCTTCGGCCGCATCGCCGCGGCCAACGCCCTCTCGGACGTGTACGCCATGGGGGGAAGACCGGTGACGGCGATGAACCTCGCCTTTTTCCCCGCCTGCTCGCTCCCCACCTCGGTGTTGGCTGCGATCCTGGCCGGGGGATCGGCCGCGCTCAAGGAGGCGGGGACCTGCCTCGTCGGCGGACACACAGTGGAGGACGACGAGCTCAAGTTCGGGCTCGCTGTGACCGGCCTCATCGACCCGGCGCGCGTGGTCAGAAACTGCACCGCCCGCCCGGGGGACCTCATCGTCATCACCAAGCCGCTGGGAACCGGCATCATCTCGACGGCCATCAAGGCGGAGATGATCGAACCGGAAGTGGAGGCGGAGGCAACCCGCTGGATGACCACCTTGAACGCCAAGGCAGCGGATCTCATGGTCGCTTGCCGCGCCACGGCCGCGACCGACGTTACCGGGTTCGGCTTCATCGGACACGCCTGCGAGATGGCTCTGGGCGCCAAGGTCAGCTTCAAGATCGAACTGGCACGGGTGCCGGTCATCCCGGGTGTACCCGCGCTGATCGACGACGGCATGGTCCCCGCCGGCTGCTACCGCAACCGTCAGCATTACGAGCAACATGTCTCCGGAAACAGCGGGGACCCCCTGCTGCCGCTCTTCGACCCCCAGACCTCGGGTGGGCTGTTGATCACCTTCGCCCCCGACGACGCCCGCACTTTCCTCTCCCGCGCCGGGAAGGAAGGGCTTTTCGCCGCCTGCATCGGCGAGGTCGAGCCCGCCGGAGGAACCCCAATTGTCTTCGTCTAG
- the alr gene encoding alanine racemase has protein sequence MDSRPTVVEIDLAALRHNFSLVQKRVPEGCGLLAVVKADAYGHGFQYVSEELEKLGVDAFAVAFLAEGVQLRMSGITRPVLILGGIYPGEERRCIGLNISTALFSLEQAAALDQAALEIKCYRKAHIHLKVDTGMGRLGVPYHEVPEFLAKLKQFKNLELEGIFSHFASADELDPEGIAFTKLQAERFNAAVEEARRQGYAPTYVHVANSAAILTQDLPYCNLARPGIILYGALPSGDFEGQVPSQPVMRLKSRVAMLKWVEPGTSISYGRRYVAAERALIASVPVGYADGYCRSLTNKGEALIRGQRAKVAGTVCMDWIMLDVTNVKGVAVGDDVTLLGPDPMGDCISAEEMAEKAGTIPYEVLCGIATRRVRRVYLG, from the coding sequence ATGGACAGTCGTCCTACAGTTGTCGAGATAGATCTTGCCGCATTGCGGCACAATTTCTCCCTGGTTCAAAAGCGGGTCCCCGAAGGGTGCGGGCTTTTGGCCGTGGTTAAGGCGGACGCCTACGGGCATGGCTTCCAGTACGTTTCGGAAGAGCTGGAGAAGCTCGGTGTCGACGCCTTCGCCGTCGCCTTCCTGGCCGAAGGGGTGCAGCTGCGCATGAGCGGCATCACCCGGCCGGTGCTGATTCTCGGCGGGATCTACCCCGGCGAGGAGAGGCGCTGCATCGGCCTCAATATCTCCACCGCGCTTTTCTCGCTGGAGCAGGCCGCGGCGCTGGACCAGGCCGCGCTGGAGATCAAGTGCTACCGGAAGGCGCACATCCATCTCAAAGTCGACACCGGGATGGGGAGGCTCGGGGTTCCCTACCACGAGGTCCCCGAGTTCCTCGCCAAGCTGAAGCAGTTCAAGAACCTGGAGCTGGAGGGAATATTCTCCCACTTCGCCAGCGCCGACGAACTCGACCCCGAAGGGATCGCCTTTACCAAACTGCAGGCCGAGCGTTTCAACGCCGCCGTCGAAGAGGCGCGCCGGCAGGGATACGCGCCCACCTATGTGCACGTCGCCAACAGCGCCGCCATCCTCACGCAGGATCTCCCTTACTGCAACCTCGCTCGCCCCGGCATCATTCTGTACGGCGCGCTCCCCTCCGGCGACTTCGAGGGGCAGGTCCCGTCGCAGCCGGTGATGCGCCTGAAGAGCCGGGTGGCGATGCTCAAGTGGGTCGAGCCCGGCACCAGCATCAGCTACGGCAGGCGCTACGTGGCGGCCGAGCGCGCCCTCATTGCCAGCGTCCCGGTAGGCTACGCCGACGGCTATTGCCGCAGCCTCACCAACAAAGGCGAGGCCCTGATAAGGGGGCAGCGGGCGAAGGTAGCCGGCACCGTCTGCATGGACTGGATCATGCTGGACGTCACCAACGTAAAAGGGGTCGCGGTAGGCGACGACGTGACGCTACTGGGTCCCGATCCCATGGGGGACTGCATCAGTGCCGAGGAGATGGCCGAGAAAGCCGGGACCATACCGTACGAAGTCCTCTGCGGCATAGCCACCCGCCGCGTGCGCAGGGTGTATCTCGGTTAG